Proteins encoded within one genomic window of Parolsenella massiliensis:
- a CDS encoding restriction endonuclease subunit S — translation MRLGNIKPGYFDNSDEAYITEEHYKTLQRYTCRPGDILVGTLGEPNLRACIVPGYIPLSINKSDCVHITLDRDKLMPQYVCTFFNLRSTLLLAKKNMHGNTRSRITMSQVAALPMPVPPLELQQEFADFAASVDKSKFKLDIYDGKP, via the coding sequence TTGAGGCTAGGCAATATCAAGCCCGGCTACTTCGATAACTCTGACGAGGCATATATCACCGAAGAACACTATAAGACTCTCCAACGCTACACATGCCGTCCTGGGGATATTTTAGTCGGAACGCTTGGTGAGCCAAATCTGCGGGCATGCATAGTTCCTGGATACATACCGCTTTCCATTAACAAGTCGGACTGCGTGCATATCACCCTCGATCGAGATAAATTGATGCCCCAATACGTCTGCACCTTCTTCAACCTTAGGAGCACGCTTCTTCTGGCAAAGAAAAATATGCACGGTAATACGAGATCGCGCATCACGATGAGCCAAGTGGCTGCTCTTCCGATGCCCGTGCCCCCACTTGAACTCCAACAGGAGTTCGCCGACTTCGCGGCCTCGGTCGACAAATCGAAATTTAAGTTAGATATCTACGATGGGAAGCCTTGA
- a CDS encoding class I SAM-dependent DNA methyltransferase, with protein MPEEPISKSELGNHLLGACDILRGPINQDEYKSYITPLLFFKRISDVYDEETADALEFSNGDRDYAALPENHSFEVPEGCHWQDVRNTGTNVGKAIVDAMVGIECANPDTLSGLFSSFDDASWTDKGKLSDERLKDLVEHFSAKKFGNRNYSADMMGDAYEYLIKKFADMQKKNAGEFYTPREIVKMMVSLLEPKPGETVYDPACGTGGMLIEAVRQMDNSKLAYGKLYGQEKNLSTSAIARMNLYLHGAKDFRIAQGDTLREPAFRDGNALKTFDCVLANPPFSLKNWGSDEFSSDPWGRNIWGVPTDKSADFAWVQHMVCSMDEENGRCAVVLPQGALFHGGKEGAIRKELIKSDRVEAVISLASGVFYSTGVSACVLFLRNDKPAEHRGRVCIIDGSRIFTAQRAQNMISEENAQEMLSLYRSYEPVVEKCAIATLADIENEGYVLSANNYIERKREKVEPPAETRKRFYDLLQQTKESEERLLDLLTKGGYTDGE; from the coding sequence ATGCCAGAAGAACCAATAAGCAAATCCGAGCTGGGAAACCACCTGCTCGGGGCCTGCGATATTTTGCGCGGCCCCATCAACCAAGACGAGTACAAGAGCTATATCACCCCGCTGCTCTTCTTCAAGCGTATTTCCGACGTCTACGACGAAGAGACCGCCGATGCGTTGGAGTTCTCAAATGGCGATAGGGACTACGCCGCGCTGCCCGAGAACCACAGCTTCGAGGTACCCGAGGGTTGCCACTGGCAGGACGTCCGTAACACCGGCACGAACGTCGGCAAGGCGATCGTCGACGCCATGGTGGGCATCGAGTGCGCCAACCCCGACACCCTCAGCGGCCTCTTCAGTAGCTTCGACGATGCGAGCTGGACAGACAAGGGCAAGCTCTCCGACGAGCGCCTGAAGGACCTCGTCGAGCACTTCTCGGCAAAGAAGTTCGGCAACAGGAACTACAGCGCCGACATGATGGGCGACGCCTACGAATACCTGATCAAGAAGTTCGCCGACATGCAGAAGAAAAATGCTGGCGAGTTCTACACCCCGCGCGAGATCGTCAAGATGATGGTCTCCCTGCTTGAGCCGAAGCCCGGCGAAACCGTCTACGACCCCGCTTGCGGCACGGGCGGCATGCTCATTGAGGCCGTGCGACAGATGGACAACTCCAAGCTCGCCTACGGCAAGCTCTACGGCCAGGAGAAGAACCTCAGCACGTCCGCCATAGCGCGAATGAACCTGTATCTTCACGGCGCGAAGGACTTCCGCATCGCTCAGGGCGACACCTTGCGCGAGCCTGCCTTTCGAGACGGCAACGCCCTCAAGACCTTCGACTGCGTCCTCGCAAACCCGCCGTTCTCGCTTAAGAACTGGGGATCTGACGAGTTCTCTTCGGACCCGTGGGGCCGCAATATCTGGGGCGTCCCCACGGACAAGTCGGCGGACTTCGCCTGGGTCCAACACATGGTCTGCTCCATGGACGAGGAGAACGGTCGCTGCGCCGTGGTATTGCCCCAGGGCGCACTGTTCCACGGCGGCAAAGAGGGCGCTATCCGCAAGGAACTGATCAAGTCAGACAGGGTCGAGGCCGTTATCTCACTCGCAAGCGGAGTCTTCTACAGCACGGGCGTTTCGGCCTGCGTGCTGTTCCTTAGGAACGACAAGCCCGCCGAGCATCGGGGGCGCGTCTGCATCATCGACGGCAGCAGGATCTTCACTGCCCAGCGCGCGCAGAATATGATCTCGGAAGAGAACGCGCAAGAGATGCTTTCCCTCTATCGCTCCTACGAGCCCGTCGTCGAGAAATGCGCCATCGCAACGCTCGCCGACATCGAGAACGAGGGGTACGTGCTCTCGGCAAACAACTACATCGAGAGGAAGCGTGAGAAAGTCGAGCCGCCGGCAGAGACCAGAAAACGCTTCTACGACCTCCTGCAGCAAACCAAGGAATCCGAGGAGAGGCTCCTCGACCTGCTCACGAAGGGAGGCTATACCGATGGAGAATAG
- a CDS encoding class I SAM-dependent DNA methyltransferase, with amino-acid sequence MENRIPQEELNNHLWNAAVLLRTYIDAGSYKQYIFPLLFFKRLSDVYDEETVEALEASDGDVEFAALPENHSFAIPDGAHWSDVREVTENVGKAIVDAFRAIEAANDSKLRGIFGDAAWTNKKRLPDRLLKDLIEHFSAETLSIANCPEDELGQGYEYLIKKFADDSGHTAQEFYTNRTVVHLMTEILQPRPGESIYDPTCGSAGMLISAIAHLKQHGEEWRNVHAYGQEINQLSSAIGRMNLFLHGVEDFEIANDDTLRHPAFLEGGKLRTFDMVLANPPYSIKQWDRESFASDPYGRNFLGTPPQGRADYAFIQHILKSMNPKSGRCAILLPHGVLFRNEESEMRKRLVRSDLVEAIIGLGANLFFNSPMEACVLICRSEKAPKRRKEILFIDASAEVTRKNAQSYLEPHHIEKIVEAYRSDKDVEGFSSHATIGEIESNAFSLSIPLYVKSSNDDGADDRSIEETVESWKATSIKAMSMLDGIATKLHENDGE; translated from the coding sequence ATGGAGAATAGAATCCCCCAGGAAGAGCTGAACAACCACCTATGGAACGCGGCCGTCCTGCTGCGCACCTACATCGATGCCGGGTCGTACAAGCAATACATCTTCCCACTGCTGTTCTTCAAGCGCCTCTCCGACGTCTACGACGAGGAGACCGTCGAAGCGTTGGAAGCCTCCGACGGAGATGTAGAGTTCGCAGCCCTGCCAGAGAACCATAGCTTCGCCATCCCCGACGGCGCCCACTGGAGCGATGTCAGGGAGGTCACAGAGAATGTCGGCAAGGCCATCGTCGACGCCTTCCGTGCCATCGAGGCAGCCAACGATTCCAAGCTTCGCGGCATCTTCGGCGACGCCGCCTGGACCAACAAGAAGCGCCTGCCCGACCGTCTGCTCAAGGACCTCATCGAGCACTTCAGCGCCGAGACGCTTTCTATAGCCAACTGTCCCGAGGACGAGCTCGGCCAGGGATACGAGTACCTCATCAAGAAGTTTGCGGACGATTCGGGGCATACCGCCCAGGAGTTCTACACCAACCGCACGGTCGTCCACCTGATGACCGAGATCCTCCAGCCCAGGCCCGGAGAGTCCATCTACGATCCCACCTGTGGCAGCGCCGGCATGCTCATCTCCGCCATCGCCCACCTCAAACAACATGGGGAGGAGTGGCGCAACGTCCATGCGTACGGACAGGAAATCAACCAGCTCTCGTCTGCCATCGGCCGCATGAACCTGTTCCTTCACGGGGTCGAGGACTTCGAGATCGCCAACGACGACACGCTACGGCACCCTGCCTTCCTCGAAGGGGGAAAGCTACGCACTTTCGACATGGTGCTCGCCAATCCCCCTTACTCCATCAAGCAGTGGGATCGCGAGTCGTTCGCATCCGACCCCTATGGCCGCAACTTCCTCGGCACGCCTCCGCAGGGCCGCGCCGACTACGCCTTCATCCAGCACATCCTCAAGAGCATGAACCCAAAGAGCGGCAGGTGCGCCATCCTCCTTCCCCACGGCGTGCTCTTCCGCAACGAGGAGTCGGAGATGCGCAAGAGGCTCGTGAGAAGCGATCTAGTCGAGGCGATCATCGGGCTCGGCGCAAACCTCTTCTTCAACTCGCCCATGGAAGCGTGCGTCCTCATCTGCCGCAGCGAGAAAGCGCCAAAACGGCGCAAGGAGATACTGTTCATCGACGCCTCCGCCGAGGTGACCCGTAAGAACGCGCAGAGTTACCTTGAGCCCCACCACATCGAGAAGATCGTTGAGGCCTACCGATCGGATAAGGACGTCGAGGGCTTCTCATCCCACGCAACGATTGGCGAAATCGAAAGCAACGCCTTCTCACTCTCCATCCCCCTGTACGTGAAGTCCTCCAACGACGATGGCGCTGACGACAGAAGCATCGAAGAGACGGTGGAGAGTTGGAAGGCCACCTCCATAAAGGCCATGTCCATGCTCGATGGCATTGCTACGAAATTGCACGAAAACGATGGTGAGTGA
- a CDS encoding restriction endonuclease subunit S, which produces MTRVYLGDVAREIKKKASVGHELPTVGLEHLDSGEVELARWDEGAETTFTKAFSKGQVLFGRRRAYLRKAAIAPFDGICSGDITVIAAKDGLSPRLLPFIIQNDALFEHAVTNSAGSLSPRVKWQSLSQFEFELPSGDRQEELADILWAAQETRSHYRQLLTACDDVVKSQFVEMFSSVNSNDLRPLKDVCSIITDGTHQPPKFIDKGIPFLFVSNIVSDVISYETNKFISAEDYEQLIHRTPVEEGDVLVSAVGSFGHPAIVTDDRPFCFQRHIAYLKPRHDLIDSNYLHAALLSENAQRYMDRCAKGAAQRTVTLKNFKDLKVPVPPLALQQEFATLAASVDKSKFAIQKALDELSATTKKILNQELGLGDV; this is translated from the coding sequence ATGACCCGTGTTTATTTGGGCGACGTAGCCCGCGAAATCAAAAAGAAGGCTTCCGTAGGGCATGAGCTGCCCACGGTCGGCCTTGAGCATCTGGATTCCGGCGAGGTTGAGCTCGCCCGTTGGGACGAAGGCGCCGAGACCACTTTCACCAAGGCCTTCTCAAAAGGACAGGTGCTATTCGGACGCCGCAGGGCCTATCTGCGCAAAGCGGCCATCGCCCCATTCGATGGAATCTGCTCCGGAGACATCACCGTCATCGCCGCCAAGGACGGCCTCTCCCCACGGTTGCTCCCATTTATCATCCAGAACGATGCCCTATTTGAGCACGCCGTCACCAACTCGGCAGGCTCCCTCTCGCCAAGGGTCAAGTGGCAGAGCCTCTCGCAATTTGAGTTCGAGCTCCCCAGCGGCGACAGACAGGAAGAGCTTGCCGACATTCTCTGGGCCGCACAAGAGACGAGGTCTCACTACAGACAGCTGCTTACAGCCTGCGACGACGTCGTCAAATCACAATTTGTCGAGATGTTCAGCTCCGTGAATAGCAATGATTTGAGACCCCTTAAAGATGTCTGTTCAATTATTACTGATGGCACACACCAGCCTCCGAAGTTTATCGACAAAGGCATTCCATTTCTTTTTGTCAGCAATATTGTTTCAGATGTCATCAGCTATGAAACGAATAAGTTCATTTCTGCGGAAGACTATGAACAACTTATTCACCGAACTCCAGTCGAAGAGGGGGACGTCCTTGTCTCAGCAGTAGGCTCATTTGGTCACCCTGCAATTGTCACAGACGACAGGCCGTTTTGTTTTCAGCGCCATATCGCATACCTGAAACCTCGGCACGATTTGATTGACAGCAATTATCTACATGCTGCCTTGCTTTCAGAGAACGCCCAAAGATATATGGATCGATGCGCGAAAGGTGCCGCCCAGCGAACCGTAACTTTGAAGAACTTCAAGGATTTGAAAGTTCCGGTTCCCCCGCTTGCTCTCCAGCAGGAGTTCGCCACCTTAGCCGCTTCGGTCGACAAATCGAAATTTGCCATACAAAAGGCCCTCGATGAGCTGAGCGCCACGACGAAAAAAATCTTGAACCAGGAGTTAGGACTCGGAGATGTTTAA
- a CDS encoding type I restriction endonuclease subunit R yields MFNEDNTIEQMSVKALSDLGWTYVAADNLPRRHTDVMVEPMVKDALIRLNPEVAEDPDRADEIIYRLRALIQSASPQNLVSTNERFKKLIFEENSFPYGKDGRMVPIRFFGTAADGDLDKNEYIVTNQWVYPQEQGGKRLDLVLLVNGFPLVIGEFKTPVRDSITWLDGAGDIAKYEKSIPQMFVCSAISFASEGKCYRYGSVNMPPEMWGPWHEGDKKSEGTLADVKRSMTSMLTPTNVMDIFQFFTLFATDKKHRRIKLICRYQQFEGANLIVDRVRAGYPKRGLIWHFQGSGKSLLMVFAAQKLRMVPELKNPTVVIVDDRIDLETQITGTFNASDIPNLASAGSKEELESFFKQDMRKILITTIFKFGEITGTLNERENIILMVDEAHRTQEGDLGEKMRLALPNAFFFGLTGTPINRTDKNTFHTFGAKEDKSGYMSRYSFADSIRDHATLPLHFETVPVELHVNQEVVNAAFDEMTQDLSKEDKAELTRRVKIEAVMKAPDRIHKVCEHIAKHFKSKVEPDGFKAQVVCYDRECCLLYKEELDKLLGADAVTIVMDTNNDKEDRYKAYRRDRDAEEKLLDRFRDPDDPLKVLIVTAKLLTGFDAPILQTQYLDKPLRDHTLLQAICRTNRVYNDKKSFGLIVDYIGLFDNIAKSLHFDEVEVQKVITNIDEVKAELPRLMHCCLEYFSTVKNRRSADWESLLEAQQCLPTTKVKDQFGADFSVLNRAWEALSPDPCLNPYKPDFIWLSQVYDSVRPVDNRGKLIWAALGPKTIELVHENITVENVRDDDDILELDEDMIEHFINDKSNTEKITRKLEIDLVARIRKHDKNGKFQKLGERLEDLRERHEQGLINSVEFLKMLIDLAKEARAAEKEVVPEEEEDKGKAALTELFNGIKNGDTPIIVENIVNDIDEIVKITRFDGWQATTAGVKEVKKQLRAILWMRYKLKDQALFDKAYSYIELYY; encoded by the coding sequence ATGTTTAACGAGGACAACACCATCGAGCAAATGAGTGTCAAAGCGCTCTCCGACCTCGGCTGGACCTATGTGGCTGCCGACAATCTTCCTCGCCGTCATACCGACGTCATGGTCGAGCCTATGGTCAAGGATGCCCTCATTAGGCTCAATCCGGAGGTCGCAGAAGACCCCGATCGCGCCGACGAGATTATCTACCGGCTCAGGGCCCTCATCCAATCCGCAAGCCCCCAGAACCTGGTCTCCACCAACGAGCGCTTCAAAAAGCTCATTTTCGAGGAGAACTCATTCCCTTACGGCAAAGACGGCCGCATGGTCCCCATCCGCTTCTTTGGCACGGCGGCGGACGGCGATCTCGACAAGAACGAGTACATCGTCACCAACCAGTGGGTCTACCCTCAGGAGCAGGGCGGCAAGCGCCTCGACCTCGTCCTTCTTGTCAATGGATTTCCGCTCGTCATCGGCGAGTTCAAGACGCCGGTGCGCGATTCGATAACCTGGCTCGACGGCGCTGGCGACATCGCCAAATATGAGAAGAGCATCCCGCAGATGTTCGTCTGTAGCGCTATCAGCTTCGCCAGCGAAGGGAAATGCTATCGCTACGGGTCAGTGAACATGCCTCCCGAGATGTGGGGACCCTGGCATGAGGGCGACAAGAAGAGCGAGGGCACACTTGCCGACGTCAAGAGAAGCATGACGTCCATGCTAACCCCCACGAACGTCATGGACATCTTCCAGTTCTTCACGCTCTTCGCCACCGATAAGAAGCATCGACGCATCAAGTTGATCTGTCGCTACCAACAGTTCGAGGGCGCAAACCTCATCGTGGACCGCGTCCGCGCCGGCTATCCGAAGCGCGGCCTCATCTGGCACTTTCAGGGATCCGGCAAGTCGCTACTCATGGTGTTCGCCGCCCAAAAACTTCGAATGGTTCCCGAGCTCAAGAACCCAACCGTCGTCATCGTGGATGACCGCATCGACTTGGAGACCCAGATCACGGGGACCTTCAACGCATCCGATATCCCCAACCTCGCAAGCGCCGGCAGCAAGGAGGAGCTTGAGTCCTTCTTCAAGCAGGACATGAGAAAGATCCTTATCACCACCATCTTCAAATTCGGCGAGATCACAGGGACGCTCAACGAGCGCGAGAACATCATCCTTATGGTCGACGAGGCGCACCGCACCCAAGAGGGCGACCTCGGCGAGAAGATGCGCCTCGCTCTGCCGAACGCCTTCTTCTTCGGCTTGACCGGCACGCCCATCAACCGAACCGACAAGAACACGTTCCATACCTTCGGTGCCAAAGAGGACAAGTCCGGCTACATGAGCCGCTATTCCTTCGCCGACTCCATCCGCGACCACGCCACGTTGCCGCTCCATTTTGAAACCGTTCCCGTTGAGCTCCACGTCAACCAAGAGGTTGTGAACGCCGCCTTTGACGAAATGACCCAAGACCTCAGCAAAGAGGACAAGGCGGAACTCACCAGGCGCGTCAAGATCGAGGCCGTCATGAAGGCCCCCGACCGCATCCACAAGGTATGCGAGCACATCGCCAAACACTTCAAATCGAAGGTTGAGCCCGACGGTTTCAAGGCACAAGTGGTCTGCTACGACCGAGAGTGCTGTCTGCTGTATAAGGAGGAACTCGACAAACTCTTGGGTGCCGATGCGGTCACCATCGTCATGGACACGAACAACGACAAGGAGGACCGCTACAAGGCATACCGCCGCGATCGCGATGCCGAGGAAAAGCTTCTTGACCGTTTCCGTGACCCGGACGACCCGCTCAAGGTCCTCATCGTAACCGCGAAGCTGCTCACGGGGTTCGATGCACCCATCCTGCAAACTCAGTACCTCGACAAACCCCTGCGCGACCACACGTTGCTGCAGGCGATCTGCCGAACCAACCGCGTCTACAACGACAAGAAGTCGTTCGGCCTCATCGTCGACTATATCGGCCTCTTCGACAACATCGCCAAGTCCCTCCACTTTGACGAGGTCGAGGTTCAGAAGGTCATAACCAACATCGATGAGGTCAAAGCCGAGTTGCCCAGACTCATGCATTGCTGCCTTGAGTACTTCTCGACGGTCAAAAACCGCCGTAGCGCGGATTGGGAATCCCTTCTCGAAGCCCAACAATGCCTGCCGACAACAAAGGTGAAGGATCAATTCGGAGCCGACTTCTCGGTCCTGAACAGGGCATGGGAAGCCCTTTCTCCCGATCCGTGCCTGAACCCTTACAAGCCCGATTTCATCTGGCTCTCACAGGTCTATGACTCCGTTAGGCCCGTAGACAATCGCGGAAAGCTCATCTGGGCAGCGCTCGGTCCCAAAACAATCGAACTCGTACACGAGAACATCACCGTTGAGAACGTACGGGACGATGACGACATCCTTGAACTCGACGAGGACATGATCGAGCATTTCATCAACGACAAGAGCAATACCGAGAAGATCACGCGTAAGCTGGAGATAGATCTCGTCGCCCGAATCCGCAAGCACGATAAGAATGGTAAGTTCCAAAAGCTCGGCGAGCGTCTGGAGGACCTGAGGGAACGCCACGAGCAGGGTCTCATCAACAGCGTCGAGTTCCTCAAGATGCTCATTGACCTCGCCAAGGAGGCGCGAGCCGCCGAGAAGGAAGTCGTGCCCGAGGAAGAGGAAGACAAAGGTAAAGCCGCCCTCACCGAACTCTTCAACGGCATCAAGAACGGCGACACGCCCATCATCGTCGAGAACATCGTCAATGACATCGACGAGATCGTTAAGATTACCCGTTTCGACGGTTGGCAAGCCACTACGGCCGGCGTCAAAGAGGTCAAAAAACAGCTCCGCGCCATTCTATGGATGCGCTATAAGCTCAAGGATCAAGCCTTATTCGACAAGGCCTATTCGTACATCGAGCTTTACTACTAA
- a CDS encoding Abi family protein, producing the protein MSTIDGNSTPHASPGNGVANQAGSFSSFKPSLTCNDQLSLMVSRGLRVNDRNEALKRLSELNYYRLRGYWLAFEKDDAFIEGTTFEDITDVYDLDSKFRRWIWAALEPIEIKARTTLAQHLSMTYGPLAHLNSGLFNNASMHAESINNVRREIDQARKNQVPCVLHNLKKYGELPIWAAVEIMSLGTVSKLYGNLSNTAVNKNGTTVAKAIAEEFGLKPYALKSWLRHLTYVRNICGHHSRLYNRVMTNRPTLLKADKPYASNKQFPTLLVLMRIYQNSWPAKWNELVNELDRIMSGHDAALRSMGFPDNWKQVLTSSRSNRSGKSNVRYSHAPA; encoded by the coding sequence TTGAGTACTATTGATGGCAACAGTACCCCGCACGCTTCTCCCGGCAACGGTGTAGCGAACCAGGCGGGGTCGTTTTCTTCCTTTAAGCCGTCTCTCACATGCAACGATCAACTTAGCCTCATGGTTTCTCGCGGTCTCCGCGTGAATGACCGCAATGAGGCATTGAAACGGCTCTCTGAGCTTAATTACTACAGGTTGCGTGGCTATTGGCTTGCCTTCGAAAAGGATGATGCGTTCATTGAAGGAACGACGTTCGAAGACATCACGGACGTGTACGATCTCGACTCCAAGTTTCGTCGCTGGATATGGGCTGCACTGGAGCCAATCGAGATTAAAGCGCGGACCACATTGGCGCAGCACCTCTCCATGACATATGGACCCCTTGCGCACCTCAACAGTGGCCTCTTCAACAATGCCAGCATGCATGCGGAGTCAATCAATAACGTCAGACGCGAGATTGACCAGGCGAGGAAGAACCAGGTCCCTTGCGTGCTTCACAATCTTAAGAAGTATGGTGAACTACCGATTTGGGCAGCCGTTGAAATCATGTCCCTTGGCACCGTATCGAAGCTGTACGGCAATCTCAGCAACACCGCTGTCAATAAAAACGGAACTACCGTTGCGAAGGCCATCGCCGAAGAATTCGGGCTTAAGCCGTACGCGCTCAAGAGCTGGCTCAGGCACCTCACCTACGTTCGCAACATATGCGGGCACCACTCCAGGCTCTACAACAGAGTAATGACCAACAGGCCAACGTTGCTCAAAGCAGACAAGCCATACGCCAGCAACAAGCAGTTTCCAACACTTCTTGTCCTCATGAGAATCTACCAGAATTCGTGGCCAGCGAAATGGAACGAACTGGTTAATGAATTAGACCGCATCATGTCAGGTCACGATGCTGCATTGCGCTCAATGGGATTCCCGGATAACTGGAAACAGGTTTTGACATCGTCGCGTTCCAATAGAAGCGGCAAGTCAAACGTTCGATACTCCCACGCACCCGCATGA
- a CDS encoding ATP-binding protein: MFVGRESELHSLERAYAKGGFQMAVIYGRRRVGKTTLIDEFVRDKPTLYFTAQQKTTRQNLELFSAAAYEAFSLPASLPAFATWNDALSFIVEKVRSWEGPRPLVFVFDEFPYAAESDPSLPSVLQSAIDHGFAQANAMLILCGSNEGFMEGEVLGSKSPLYGRRTMQLRLLPFDYLDAARMLPGVSDEELVAYYATFGGTPYYLSQIDTGQTYAENVSELFFDRAGLLYEEPLMLLRQELHEPAGYNSVLDAIGSGATSPSRIADKVGMNPNSVGKYLRSLASLGIIEKLEPLGGGTAAKRAAWTFGDPFFSYWYRFVSRYVGSIEEGAGRAVASYGTSGEAFLTYVGKQFEDVCLQWVRRESIAGRLPFAALEFGRWWGADPHAHEETDIDVVAVNSIERELLVGECKWRNSFDETGALRTLMSRAELLRGYDREHYVLFSKREFSDGMRKRASEGGGLRLVTLGDLYAELRA; encoded by the coding sequence ATGTTCGTCGGAAGAGAGAGCGAGCTCCACTCGCTCGAGCGTGCGTACGCCAAGGGTGGATTCCAGATGGCGGTTATCTACGGTCGGCGTCGGGTGGGCAAGACAACCCTCATCGACGAGTTCGTCAGAGACAAGCCGACGCTCTACTTCACTGCACAGCAGAAGACCACGAGGCAGAACCTTGAGCTGTTCAGCGCGGCCGCCTATGAGGCGTTCTCGTTGCCTGCATCGCTGCCTGCCTTCGCCACATGGAACGATGCCCTGTCCTTCATCGTTGAGAAAGTGCGCTCTTGGGAAGGCCCGCGACCCCTCGTGTTCGTGTTCGACGAGTTCCCCTATGCCGCGGAGTCTGACCCGTCGCTGCCCTCCGTCCTCCAGTCCGCGATTGACCATGGCTTTGCGCAGGCGAATGCCATGCTCATCCTGTGCGGGAGCAACGAGGGGTTCATGGAGGGCGAGGTCCTTGGGAGCAAGAGCCCGCTCTATGGCCGCAGGACCATGCAGCTAAGGCTTCTTCCCTTTGACTATCTCGATGCGGCCCGAATGCTCCCCGGGGTCTCCGACGAGGAACTCGTCGCCTACTATGCGACGTTCGGCGGGACGCCGTATTATCTGTCACAGATAGATACGGGGCAGACATACGCCGAGAACGTCTCCGAGCTGTTCTTTGACCGGGCCGGCCTGCTCTACGAGGAGCCCCTCATGCTGCTGCGGCAGGAGCTCCATGAGCCGGCGGGCTACAATTCCGTGCTGGATGCGATTGGCTCCGGGGCAACGTCGCCCTCGCGCATTGCCGACAAGGTGGGGATGAACCCCAACTCCGTGGGGAAGTATCTCAGGTCGCTGGCGAGCCTCGGCATTATCGAGAAGCTCGAACCGCTGGGAGGCGGAACCGCGGCCAAGCGGGCGGCCTGGACGTTTGGGGACCCGTTCTTCTCCTACTGGTATCGCTTCGTGAGCAGGTACGTTGGCTCGATTGAGGAAGGCGCGGGCCGCGCCGTGGCGAGCTACGGTACGTCTGGCGAGGCGTTTCTCACGTATGTTGGCAAGCAGTTCGAGGACGTATGCCTGCAGTGGGTGCGCCGTGAGAGCATCGCTGGGCGGCTTCCCTTTGCCGCGCTGGAGTTTGGTCGCTGGTGGGGGGCCGATCCTCATGCGCACGAGGAGACTGACATTGACGTGGTCGCGGTCAATTCGATCGAGCGCGAGCTGCTCGTTGGGGAGTGCAAGTGGCGGAACTCGTTCGACGAGACCGGGGCGCTACGAACGCTCATGAGTCGGGCCGAGCTTCTTCGTGGCTACGACCGAGAACACTACGTGCTCTTCTCAAAGAGAGAGTTCAGTGACGGGATGAGGAAGCGGGCGAGCGAGGGCGGCGGCTTGCGGCTTGTGACCCTTGGGGATTTATACGCTGAGTTGCGTGCGTGA